In Staphylococcus lloydii, the following proteins share a genomic window:
- the fdhF gene encoding formate dehydrogenase subunit alpha — protein sequence MQTHLIITLDGKDYLVEPGTNLLEFIKSQDTFVPSICYNESLGPIQTCDTCTVEIDGQIARACSTTIDKPMVVNTQNDSVQTSQKEALDRILEKHQLYCTVCDYNNGDCEIHNTMDQWGLEHQTYEYKEKPYDKDYGPFYRYDPNQCILCGRCVEVCQDVQVNETLTIDWERQQPRVIWDNDTTINDSSCVGCGQCATVCPCNAMMEVNMEGNSGYMTDMEPGSLAAMIDLTKKAEPGYGPLFAVSDSEAAMRKERIQKTKTVCTYCGVGCSFDVWTKDREVLKVQPQPESPANKISSCVKGKFGWDYVDSNERLTKPLVRKDGEFYEVEWDEALKVVSDNFKKVKEEKGSDGLAFISSSKATNEESYLMQKLARQVIGTNNVDNCSRYCQAPATKGLFRTVGHGGDSGSIDDLEKASMVVLIGTNTAEAHPVIASRIKRGHKLYNNNLTVFDIRKHEMAERADYFYQPKPGTDLVWISAVTKYIIDQGLQDQAFIDEWVDNFNEYYESLAPFTMEFAEETTGIPKEDLIAFAHQVVDAEALSICWAMGVTQQDIGSDTSTSISNLLLATGNYRKPGSGAYPLRGHNNVQGCSDMGSMPDQFPGYQLVTDDKIRAKFEQEYGTELPSKAGRDNHQMMEGIHNDEIGSLYLYGEDTGIVDSNINFVQAALEKVEFLVVQDEFFTFTATYADVILPASPSLEKEGTFTNTERRIQRLYQAFDPKGDSKPDWQIIQLVAKALGYDWNYNNPSEIMDEIARLTPLYSGVSFDRLEGYNSLQWPVAEDGTDQPLLYLDGFNFDNKKAKFFPLSFDNFFKENEVYDLHVNNGRLLEHFHEGNMTYKVPGLEYKMPNTFVEISPELAEDRGIHEGAEVKLISDTGEVEIVVHVTDRVKGREIYIPLNNNAMLHGDNSAINLLTNSDVDKDTDTPSYKRTSCRMEVKTRRGKSPLNPTNFRVDKQRKPQYSVQVQKKWERGDYIFPGNQVDK from the coding sequence ATGCAAACGCATTTAATTATTACGCTAGATGGTAAGGACTATTTAGTAGAACCGGGTACAAATTTACTTGAATTTATTAAATCTCAAGATACTTTCGTACCGTCAATTTGTTATAACGAATCGTTAGGTCCTATCCAAACGTGTGATACATGTACTGTAGAAATAGATGGTCAAATTGCTCGTGCGTGTAGCACAACAATTGATAAACCTATGGTTGTAAACACACAAAATGATAGCGTCCAAACGAGTCAAAAAGAAGCACTAGACAGAATTCTAGAGAAACATCAATTATACTGTACCGTTTGTGACTATAATAACGGAGATTGTGAAATTCATAATACGATGGATCAATGGGGTCTTGAACATCAGACTTATGAATATAAAGAAAAACCATATGACAAAGATTATGGTCCGTTTTATCGCTATGACCCAAATCAATGTATTTTATGTGGTCGTTGTGTAGAAGTTTGTCAGGACGTTCAAGTTAATGAAACGTTAACTATTGATTGGGAACGTCAACAACCAAGAGTAATTTGGGATAATGATACTACAATCAATGACTCTTCTTGTGTTGGCTGTGGCCAATGTGCAACGGTTTGTCCTTGTAATGCAATGATGGAAGTGAATATGGAAGGTAACTCAGGTTATATGACCGATATGGAACCAGGTTCACTTGCAGCGATGATTGATCTAACTAAGAAAGCAGAGCCGGGTTATGGTCCGTTGTTTGCAGTGTCAGATTCTGAAGCGGCAATGCGTAAAGAACGTATCCAAAAAACTAAAACAGTATGTACATATTGTGGTGTTGGTTGTTCATTTGATGTATGGACAAAAGACCGTGAAGTCTTAAAAGTACAACCACAACCTGAATCTCCAGCAAATAAAATATCATCTTGTGTTAAAGGTAAATTTGGTTGGGATTATGTAGATTCTAACGAACGTTTAACTAAACCTTTAGTACGTAAAGATGGTGAATTTTATGAAGTAGAATGGGATGAAGCTTTAAAAGTAGTATCTGATAACTTCAAAAAAGTAAAAGAAGAAAAAGGTTCAGATGGCTTAGCGTTTATTTCATCATCTAAGGCAACAAACGAAGAATCTTACTTAATGCAAAAACTTGCACGTCAAGTTATCGGAACAAATAACGTCGATAACTGTTCACGTTATTGCCAAGCACCAGCTACCAAAGGATTATTTAGAACGGTAGGTCACGGTGGTGACTCAGGTTCTATCGATGATTTAGAAAAAGCAAGTATGGTAGTTTTAATTGGTACAAATACTGCCGAAGCACATCCAGTAATTGCGTCTAGAATTAAACGCGGTCACAAGTTATATAACAACAATTTAACTGTTTTTGATATTAGAAAACATGAAATGGCAGAACGTGCTGACTATTTCTACCAACCTAAACCGGGTACTGATTTAGTATGGATTTCAGCAGTAACCAAATATATCATTGATCAAGGACTACAAGACCAAGCATTTATCGATGAGTGGGTGGATAATTTCAATGAATATTATGAATCTTTAGCACCTTTCACAATGGAATTTGCTGAAGAAACTACTGGAATTCCTAAAGAAGATCTTATTGCCTTTGCACATCAAGTTGTAGATGCAGAAGCATTATCAATTTGTTGGGCTATGGGTGTAACACAACAAGATATTGGTAGCGATACGTCTACTTCTATTTCAAATTTATTGTTAGCTACTGGTAACTATAGAAAACCGGGTTCAGGTGCATATCCTTTACGTGGCCACAACAACGTACAAGGTTGTAGCGATATGGGTAGTATGCCTGACCAGTTCCCAGGTTATCAATTAGTAACAGATGATAAAATCCGTGCTAAATTTGAACAAGAATATGGTACTGAATTACCAAGCAAAGCAGGTAGAGATAATCACCAAATGATGGAAGGCATACACAATGACGAAATCGGTTCGTTGTATTTATATGGCGAAGATACAGGCATTGTAGATTCTAATATTAATTTCGTACAAGCAGCTTTAGAAAAGGTAGAGTTCTTAGTCGTACAAGATGAGTTCTTTACTTTTACAGCTACTTATGCCGATGTAATATTGCCTGCGAGTCCATCACTGGAAAAAGAAGGTACATTTACAAACACCGAACGACGTATCCAACGTCTATATCAAGCCTTTGATCCAAAAGGAGATTCTAAACCGGATTGGCAAATTATTCAGCTTGTAGCAAAAGCATTAGGTTATGATTGGAATTACAACAATCCAAGTGAAATTATGGATGAGATAGCTAGATTAACACCATTATATTCTGGTGTGAGCTTTGACCGTTTAGAAGGATATAATAGTTTACAATGGCCTGTAGCTGAGGACGGCACAGACCAACCATTATTATATTTAGATGGTTTCAACTTTGACAATAAAAAAGCTAAATTCTTCCCATTATCTTTTGATAACTTCTTTAAAGAAAATGAAGTTTATGATTTACATGTTAACAATGGTCGTTTATTAGAGCATTTCCATGAAGGTAATATGACTTATAAAGTGCCAGGCTTAGAATATAAAATGCCGAATACCTTTGTAGAGATATCACCTGAGTTAGCTGAAGATCGTGGTATTCATGAAGGTGCTGAAGTAAAACTAATTTCTGATACGGGTGAAGTTGAAATTGTCGTTCATGTAACAGACAGAGTTAAAGGTAGAGAAATTTACATACCTTTAAATAATAATGCGATGTTACATGGTGATAATAGTGCGATTAACTTATTAACAAATAGTGATGTAGATAAAGATACTGATACACCGTCTTACAAACGTACAAGTTGTCGTATGGAAGTGAAAACACGTCGTGGTAAATCGCCGTTAAATCCTACAAACTTCCGTGTGGACAAACAACGCAAACCGCAATATAGCGTTCAAGTACAGAAGAAATGGGAACGTGGCGACTATATTTTCCCAGGAAATCAGGTGGATAAATAA
- a CDS encoding DUF1641 domain-containing protein: MAERISKINRIEKSEEQIKAESLSEVTDAIAENKDSILKAINLVKALDDAKLLDAMSGAVNGRGVIANKFAVELNKEQYTGLISNMASLVFLLGDLNVDDLTTMLNKVSKGLHVANQANPNQKTSITGLMGVLRDDEMNKSLTYMLNMLRGMSRE, from the coding sequence ATGGCTGAAAGAATTAGTAAAATTAATCGAATAGAAAAGTCAGAAGAACAAATCAAAGCAGAGAGTCTAAGCGAAGTTACAGATGCCATAGCCGAAAACAAGGATAGCATTTTAAAAGCAATTAACTTAGTAAAAGCATTGGATGATGCGAAACTTTTAGACGCCATGTCTGGAGCGGTAAATGGTAGAGGCGTTATCGCTAACAAATTTGCCGTGGAATTGAACAAAGAGCAATATACTGGGCTAATATCCAACATGGCTTCACTCGTATTTTTACTAGGTGATTTAAACGTAGATGATTTAACGACAATGCTTAACAAAGTTTCAAAAGGTTTACATGTCGCAAATCAAGCTAACCCTAATCAAAAAACATCAATTACAGGTTTGATGGGCGTATTACGGGACGACGAAATGAACAAAAGCCTTACGTACATGTTAAATATGCTACGAGGTATGTCTAGAGAATAG